One segment of Ziziphus jujuba cultivar Dongzao chromosome 12, ASM3175591v1 DNA contains the following:
- the LOC107409089 gene encoding annexin D5, with product MASLTMPPVLSSPRDDAMQLHLAFKGFGCDTAAVINILAHRDGTQRMLIQQEYRALYSKDLRKRLSSELSGNVKKAVLLWMNDPAARDATIVRQVLGRNDIDLKAATEVICSRTPTQIQQFKQIYFSLFNSYLEHDIEHYTSGDHKKLLLAYVSTPRYEGPEVDRSMVDNDAKFLYKAGEKRLGTDERTFVSIFSGRSRAHMAAVNHAYHNMYGHSLEKAVKKETSGYFEYGLLTILRCAENPGKYFAKVLHKAMKGLGTNDSTLIRVVVSRAEIDMQYIKAEYHKNYGKPLNEAVHSETSGNYRTFLLALIGPAH from the exons ATGGCGTCCTTGACTATGCCTCCAGTGCTAAGCTCTCCCCGTGATGATGCTATGCAGCTCCACCTTGCCTTCAAAG GGTTCGGCTGTGACACTGCAGCAGTCATCAACATTCTTGCCCACCGTGATGGGACACAGCGTATGCTTATCCAACAAGAATACAGAGCTTTATATTCTAAAGACCTCAGAAAGCGGTTGTCCTCGGAACTTAGTGGCAATGTTAAG AAAGCTGTTTTACTTTGGATGAATGATCCAGCAGCACGTGATGCAACCATAGTGAGGCAGGTATTAGGCAGAAATGATATTGATCTTAAAGCTGCTACTGAAGTAATATGTTCCCGTACTCCAACCCAGATTCAACAATTTaagcaaatttatttttccctaTTCAATTCTTATCTGGAGCATGACATTGAACATTATACATCTGGAGATCACAAAAAG TTGCTGCTCGCCTATGTGAGTACACCGCGTTATGAAGGTCCAGAAGTTGATAGATCAATGGTAGACAACGATGCTAAATTTCTCTATAAGGCTGGGGAGAAGAGATTGGGAACTGATGAGAGGACTTTCGTTAGCATTTTTAGTGGAAGAAGCAGGGCACATATGGCTGCTGTTAATCATGCTTACCATAATATGTACGGGCATTCTTTGGAAAAG GcggtaaaaaaagaaacatcAGGGTATTTCGAGTATGGTCTTTTGACAATTTTACGATGTGCTGAGAATCCTGGGAAGTATTTTGCAAAg GTTCTGCACAAGGCAATGAAGGGTTTGGGTACAAATGACTCAACGCTAATCAGGGTAGTTGTATCAAGGGCTGAAATCGATATGCAGTATATAAAGGCCGAGTACCACAAAAATTATGGGAAACCATTGAATGAAGCAGTTCATTCGGAGACCTCAGGCAATTACCGAACCTTTCTTCTTGCTCTTATAGGCCCAGCTCATTAG